The sequence below is a genomic window from Phycodurus eques isolate BA_2022a chromosome 6, UOR_Pequ_1.1, whole genome shotgun sequence.
GTATCAATGCAGGAACATACAGCGGCGGAAATAAGCACGGTGGTTACTGTGTGTTTCACATAACacaaaacttaatttctgatcttatttgttctactttctttgtatgtatggattacttgggttgttccaacATCTGtggaaaatttcatgtcaaaaacacctttggaagtatatttagtgagaaaaatagtgaCGTGTTAAACACTTATTTCTGCCGCTGTTTGTCATTGTAGCTGATATAAGCAACagatataatataaaacaactATTTTAGGGTTAGGTTTTAGGTATTGTATTTGTTACTGGTTGCCCTGGATTTTAATTGATGGCGTTATCTGACATTAGTTCTTCCACACACTAGGGGGCGCCACTAACTAAAAACGTTCCTTAAAGATCGAAGGAGAAGTCTTGTTTTCGTATTTGTCGTGGAAGTTGCTTGTTGTATCATCGACACCATgcacacttttacattttaattatattttatttttttaaggtcaGTGGGGAGTTAATTTTTAGACTccaaacataaaaaacacatttcgtTACGGAATGTGAAGCGAGAAAATGCTTTTTACGTAAACGGTCCGAGATACTTATTAGCCACTATGCTAAGTCATAAGTACAGTCAGTGTTTGGCTGTTTTATCTGTTAGCACTGTTCTGCCATGTACAGTGTACCACATTATTATGTTGGTGTAGAGTTTGATGGTCTACCACTCGTACCCTTGCGCATCCAAAATTGGATTGTAATACTTGGGCTGAAAAAATCGGACCTAGGTTGCTAGTGGGGTTTGTCCACTCAGGCGTTTCAAGTAATTTCGGAGGTAAGCTAACCTTTGCAGTAGCATTAAACGAACACACTGCATGCAAACAGACGTTGATTACTTTCCTTCAACTCCAAATCTCTTGACGCACACCTTACATGCGGGAGGGAGGTCTTGGGTGAAGAATGGACCCGGTTGACTGGGTAGACGCTTCTCTATGTCAGCAGAGAAGTCTGAATTCAGTTTACCAGAGAGACACCGATGACGGGGGAGTGAACTCACCCTATAGCATTTACAGTCATGCTGACGCTCGGAACTCTGACGGGGAACCTCTGGAAGATGAAGGTGATGCAGAGCTGTCCAGAAAAATTCATGTTCTTCGAGCGATAGAAGAACGAATATTACACAAGAAAGCTGCCATTCTTATAAAGGCGATTGAAATGATCAAGAAGACAGAAACTCCAGACTTTAAGGGTGCAactcttagagatagggtgactACAATTTTGCAGCAGCGACATTCTCTCAATTTCCGGTCAAAGGTGAGAAAGTTTGTTCTATCAGAAGTTATTACTCTGTGTGGGTGGGgcttttttaatatttctgtCAATTTCAGGGCGAGACGAACTGGTCGCCTACTGAGAGGGATGACTCTCCAAGCCATAGCACAGTACTGCTGGAAGACCATCATCCCTTGAAGCTCAGAGTCAAAGCTGTAATGAAGCATAGAGTCTGTGAACCCAGtggatttacatcaaaaagccCGGTTAGTACATTAGTCATAAATCACTGTTTGGTCACAAGAGTGCAAGTACAATGcatattaaaaatgatttagtTGGTATGGATTAGAGAAGTTGAATGGTGTTTTCACATGTTAATTTGACAGTACAGGGTCTGACATTTAGCCTTTTTGAGTGGCCTGTCAGGCCATCATGACCCAAGTTGGGGTTGCCCTGTCGGAACCAGTGCTGGCCCCATATATTCAGTAGGCTTTACACttatcaggatttttggggccgatcagcaagtttaagaaaacgataaccgatccgatcacaagatggagcaatgtgtctattaaaCTGACCTGTtcgtttactgtatatacttgtgtacttaattgttcaaaaaattatatttacaataaataatgtatctttgttcatctatttatgccagtgaggcatagtgacacaCAGAATAAATgcatggtcttctattagatggcaggaagtacatacagtgattaatgtatccactttttgtgacatttttgtttgttggcctacagtgagatttttctattctaaaatatgttccttggctccataaaggttggaaatcactgctctatccatccatccatccattttctgagccgcttatcctcactagggtcacgggcgtgctggagcctatcccagctgtcatcgggcaggaggcgcggtacaccctgaactggttgccagccaatcgcagggcaaatacaaacagacaaccattcgcactcacatgcacacctacgggcaatttagagtatccaatttatgcatgtttttgggatgtgggaggaaaccggagtgcccggagaaatcccacacaggcacggggagaacatgcaaactccacacaggcggggacggggattgaacccgggtcctcagaactgtgaggctgacggtctaaccagtcggccaccgtgccgcctgctctAGTcatatgtattctaatcagtcaggtcaaaccaacattacaatgtGACAGagataatgggtgctaacttactgtaattaaaatactttattttaattaaattacttcactcacaccgaaactttagagcatgtttcgacagaacggcagcatgtttacgcacaaccgttagtgccagcactagcttgcttgggtacataacgttttgttgcctgcttgcgagccgtatcgtattaaaagtacgcgAACATACcttaagcaagccttaaacgaacgtcctctcctgtcctgagcaccggtgaccaccaacacatctttacccattttgtccttataatacagtcggcgtgatccactcttgttgtcgtcaccacggtaaggtgtgtatctggtcgcgtttgagttgacaagataaatccCAATGATCGTAAtaaacaggatgcggtggtatcggaatacaataatttattgcagtagtctgacatagtgccatcatgaaagaccaaatttgtcttgtagtcttatccggcattacgtgttgtctgtcccaaaACGCCGAcatggtttttttgtttaaaaaaactttattgaccgtcagatatttccagtgctacatcaaaagacacacgacaaggctataaataaactagtttttggatttgaatatactgtacacgatggcgacgcggagtaaatgtcttttgcagagtcattgatcggatcggcgaattatgacaaagccgatcagcattaaATGGTCCGCATGTTGTTTGAAGTGTTATAATTAACCGTAGCATGGCTCCTAATCTTATGAGCATGTCGAAAGAGATCCCTCTGCTGGTCATGTTTATTCCTGTTGAGTCACTGTTTTTTTACCAGTACAACGTCAAAAGAAGACCCTGTGATGTGACTATTGCAAACATGTACATTGCGaagacgatgctcaaacaaaaaaatcatgcagCTATAACGtatattgtgtgcgtgtgtgagcacGGATAGTAGGACAtgagaaaaacacttttaacgtccataaaatcctaAGTTTTGGGATGATCGTTCTGATATTCTCGGAGGTTGAAGTAGCCATAGGTAGAGAAGTCCATATAAATTCTGGCAACGATTGCTCGCAATTTAGTGACATTAAGCTACCTTCAGGCTCTTCTCTATAGTGAGCATATAGGGGAGTTGCCAAAAGATCTCCAATGAAATAGAACATGTTCGATTTCACCGTGACTCATTGGCAACCCGGCTATTCTCCGGGTGACGTCTCTGCAACTAGCGGAGACTTGAGTCGCCATCAGGTCGccaactagtctccaggccagtgagataggggtcCTAAGAATGAGCTCTCTGGCCACCAATCAATACAGTTTGGGTCCTTTTGTTTGCCTTTCCATTGTCATAGCTTGCACcaaattttaacaaaataagTCCCACTTCACCATACCACTTTTTGGTACCCTGCTGTTAGGGTAACAGAGACTATAAATGGGTATAAAAATCAAGGTTCTGGTATCATTAAGAATTCGGTCAATTGTGTGATATAAATCGTTGGTTAATTGTAATTGAGGCAAAAGGGAGTGCCCTACTTGGGCACAACCAGCTAGGACGCTGTTCAGTCTGAACCACTTTGAAGCATGGCAGCCATCGGAAATTAGGCTACATCCATAAATACCTCAACTATGGCAACTCATTTTTCTGCTCGTTGTGACACTGACATGGAAACAAGAGGTTTCTGAATCCTCCCAGCCctctaaaaataaagaaaaacattgaattgaCTGATGTATTCAATCAAGCGAAGTTTGTAAAATTCCCACCAATACCAGAAACACAAACCAGATCAGTTATTGTATTACAACCCTGTTGGAAATTTACAAATGAGATGAATCCTGTTGTGAATTGTAAAACAAATTGTGGATGAAGTAGTCTTGTTTAGTAGGTTGCGGCATATTGCCCAATTTAGGTAGCTATCGtaggatgttttcttttttattcagaATACATGTATTTAATCCATGATGTGTTTAAGATTAAGTTTTGATTTTTGCCAGGTTTCCAATCATGAAATGGCCACACGACCtccccccccacctcctcccaGTAAAAGCATTAGTTCACAAATCATGGAAGAGAGTGTTGCCAACAAAGGCTTTGAGTGCTTTCTTAACTTGCTCAACAAGGGAGTTGACATGGACCTGCTCAGTAGGATTGTCAACGATGACAGCGAAGATCTTCATTTAGAAGACCAACCCTTCAACAGTGAGGCTTCTGGTGTGACGGAAGATTCAGATCTGCCTACTAGCAGTGAGAGACTTCAGTTCAACAGTGGACCCCACCTATCAGAGAACAGTGGAGACAGGACAGAGCTTCCCACTCGTGAACAGTCCCCCAAGGAGACAAACTCACTTCCGGATGACAATAAGAACGGCAATGACTCTTTAAGCTCCAGTAGTAGATCCAGGTCTCCCCTGACAATGGAGAaaaccaaaaaagaagaaaaagaaatgtcaaaGGTCGATGAGCAGCATGAACAGCTCCAAAACATTCTAAACACTTTGGGCTTAAGGCTGGAAGTGGAAGACTTGAGTAAACTAACAGACCGGACTCAAGAGAGGCTGTATGGAAAAAGGAATGAAAGCATCCCAGTAGCTGCCAGCAGAACGGAGCAGCAGAGTCCAGTGACCACAACTGGTTCCTGCAAAATTGACAGGaagtcctcttcctcctccccctcctcgtTTTCATCTTCCAGAAGCTGTAGTCGCAGTCCTTCTTACAGACAGCTCGCCCAGAGCAGGGAGTCTCAGGATCGTCACAAGAAAGAGTCATTTTCTGCGTGCTGTGGCTCAAGAAAGACCAGAGAGGAATTGTCATCTTTATATATAACCCAAGATGACATACAAGCACGGACGACTGTTGGCAAAAACAAAGGTGACGACATCTTCAATGAAATCCCTTATATTCATTCCCATTGTGATCCTACTTTGTCTGCTTGCCCAGATTATACATTTCCTCATTACTCTCACTACGATACAACCTATAGCAGTGACACCAGCTCTTATTGGACAAGCACTCCAGGTGTCAGTACCACTCCACATTATCCCAGTAGTTCTCCGTACTCAATGGACACCAACCATTCTCACCATGCTATTCCCTCAGTAAGACATGACCGCGACTCCCTTGAAAACGTTTTTTGTGTGAATCCAGACCTGTCTATGAGCGAAGGTCAATTTGGCTCAATCTCTGGCCCTGGGAACCTGCAGGTGGTCAATATGAAGCACCCACTTGGCCATTGTTTGCCACGAATGACTGGTGATATGTCTCTGGATAAAGAGCAATCCGACCAAGAGAAAACTAAAAGACTAAAACTGCTAGAGGAACAGGTTCAAGATGTGCAGACATTGGGTTGTCATTGGGACAATAACATTCCCTTTGTCGCAAAACATATTAAAGCCTCTGGGAAGAAGGTGGAGCCTACCCATGGTCAGAAAgataaatcaaagaaaaaacaaacgccAACAGACGAGGAAATTAAAGCAAACTTGAGAAAAAAGGTAAGTTTAGATTGTTCTCTGATGTAGTTAGTTGTAGTTGAGTGTATTGGATCAAATGGAGAAATTATTAATTTTGGCAAATCGCTGCACAAGGAGATAATAGTGAAAGAAATGTGCAAGGCGCCGAATTGTCAGAACACTCATAGCGTTCAACTTCAACTCTTAAGAAAAAGTACATAAATATAATAGAACAACATAggttattttatttcaactttagCTGTCCAGTAATAGTGGGCACTCTTATTGTGTTTGATCAGAATCTTTAAatagtatttttgttgttctatTTGCTGTCTTATTTGTCAaatcaatttacaaaaacaagtgtggggggggggttattcggggacaaaaaagtatttgtccCCCCCACCTTTcacattacatttacaaaacTGTGGAGCACGTAGGAGGGAGCACATAAGTCCAATTCTTGCCTTCCTTCACTGGCTTCCGGTGCATTTTaagattgttttatttgtttttaaatggggcGTACTTACATTTCTGAGCTCCTCCACCCCCTACACTCCTGCCTCAGGTGAGCTTACCAGACGCTCCTGGGGTTATCGAGGACTAAACGAAGGGTCAGAGGGGATAGAGTTTTTCCCGGTGCCGGTCCATCTCTTGGGAATAACCTCCCCCTAAACAAGCCATTTTTAAAACTCATCTTAAAACCAAattttattctttggctttcaaGTCAGCATGAGAATCTGTACTGTTTtagagttttgtttttatagtttttaacATTGCTATTGATCTGTTGTTTTAACTTACCCtgtttaatttttactttttatataatgtacagtactttgtgtggagctgtggttgtttttaaagttgagACGAGATTTGAGTTAAgaacgtggtcacggaacgaattaaactcgtatctcaaggcaccactctaatTGCAAGGCAATGTCTATATGGAGCAGAACAAACAAGGGAAGGAAAATCTCCCtctaaggaaaaaaacaaacaaaactgagatTCAGTCTTGGACAGCAAATTGTACAATCGGTCTGAAGATAGTGTGTCTTTGATAAATTTAAGGCTTTGCGggaacttgtttgttttgtggcgaaatgtatgcattttttacaattatttctaCTCATGgacctttttttaattccatttttAGCTGGAAGCATTTAACCAGATGTCAAAGAACAAGTCTCACGCCCAGCCAAATCCCTATTCTGACACTCAGGTAACCAACTGACGCACTGTATTTTATACTGTCATCAATTATTTGCGGATTTTTGCGATATCCCTTGTGAATACTGCGAATCCactgtaattcaattaataactttaaagacatttgtaaatttatttttctaatttagctatttttttatgccaccttggttttatatgggtaactgTAACCCAAGCTGAAACAGCCATGCTTGAAGTCCTACTTTCATAAATTTCAAATTATTAATTTTAGGCCATAATAGTAAAGACAGTCAGTCAACAGATAAATACACTAATTTTGTGGCAGTCCAATGCAAATGTCATCTGaacacaatttatttcaaaaattatAAACTAACTCTTATTTATGAAAAACAACTTTGAGCAACTTTATTAGATAAAACAAAATCAGGAGTAAACTTAAGGCTAAAAACTATGGGCTGAAATGTGTACCAGCAGGAACTAAATTTGAATCCTATTAGAATTTGAATTGCTAAACTTaaataattgcattaaaaaactgaatttgaaaaacataattacaaattgtatttaattttaataattgcatttaaaaactgaatctgaatagtataatttgaaatgtgatttattactttgaaactgaagtccaataaacttgaaagtgaataaGTGAATTTAAGCTTATTTGATCAACAATGAAactatattttcacatttcagcAGCAGTCGATCGAAGATACGTAGATCTCCTCTTCTGACAATcagtgcttttgtttttgggcGCATGACATAGGGCCTCTCCAGAAAGTCAAATCTTCTAACCAGCGacagtattttaacctttatatgccacctttccttaacctttgtggaatgcaGCATATGGTCCGAAAGAGATAAAAAGGCGCTTCTTTTCGAACATCGGAAAGTAGGAAGTTAGGAACATGTCACCCCTACGTGACTAAgtcaacttttatttatttaatcccCCCCAAACATAGTCATTCCTGCATTAAACTCCATGCCTTTACTGACACCTAGGGGTAGAAACAGCACATATCGATACAGAAagcattgtttaaaatgtttacagaATGAACTGTAGTCCAGCCCTTAGGCAGCCTTTGTCCATTTTTGGATTTTGATGTTTTCCATCAAAGACGAATCAGTTAAAATCAAGGTTTAGAGGGCTGAAATTTGACCACACAGTTTTGAACAAGTTAAACTTTTAAAATGGCACCATGGTGCAATTTCCAAGTTATTAGAAATAGGAGAAAAGCAGCTTGGATGGGccaaaaaataatgatttggTCTTTGGTTCCATTTGTTACATTTCCGAGTATAAaccggttgggatgaaaatctgcacctccaaatgtgagaccattgtcctcagtcggaaaaggctggaatgccctctccaggtcggggatgagatcctgcccaagtatcttggggtcttgtacacgagagagggaaaaatggaacgggagatcaaaaAGTGGATTGGTGCGGCATCTGcaatgatgcagactttgtattggtatgttgtggtgaaggagctaagccgaaaggcgaagctctctatttaccggtcgatgtacattcccaccctcacctatggctgtgagctgtgggtcgtgaacgaaagaacaagatcacggatacaagcggccgaaatgagtttcctctgcagggtgtccgggctctcccttagagatagggtgagaagctcggtcatgcattgggccctgttggtgggtGGGGCCTCCATGCTCTCCGAtggtggtgggggcggtggtGCCGGGGGGGCCTCGCTGGGTGGAGGGTGTGGGGTTGGGTgtggtcggggcgcttcggtcgGGCTCGGTACCTCGCTGGTTCATGAGGGGTCGGTGCCGTCCACCCGGTTGAGTCCCCTGCTGGACGAGCTGGCTGACTCGGCCCCTCCCTTGTGAGGGGGgctcacccttcctcgatgtgcctgctcagcaactccgtacaccagttgactaacatgcatgtgatatggtgttcattcactaataagttcgataggcacactataggctttaattacttgtgctgctctcactaacaacacaggttataataataatcaactaataataatcaactcacaggttcttaaaggtgtttagacactaaaaaaaaaatcccaccgcaccactcgtcaatAGCACTGCTTTACTCATTTTCCTcgcatcctgtcctgcccttttctgtcctcatcttgttctcgttttttttattgcatgtcctcactggtGTCCCCCCCTcccaatctacaaatgactgttgtaatgttacttgtgttcaactATCCAGactctcactattgttctgctgtggttctcacctctgtctgtcccctaacacccttttctgtccggctgcattttcaataaacgtcaggataataaaaaaagttaaaaataagcagagggagtatttcaaactctcctgttgcacaacaaaactgttccagcacaaaggcatacagatccaccattctgcaaggccatgcagctgcaaCGTAGTCACGTCTGTGTGATCACAGATGcactcccctccaaaggtattggaacggcaaggccgattcctttgtgtttgttgtatactgaagacatttgggtttcagatcaaaagatgaatgagacaaaagttcagaattccagcttttatttcatggtatttacatctcgctgtgttaaacaaaggacagacagagcaccttttgtatgaagacacccacttttcaagtgagcagaagtattggaacatgtgactgatgggtgtttctagttgctcaggtgttgccttttagattgattgcttaaacattagtgcttgtttttggctttgggtttcacctgtgaaaactgcatttttctgttaagcAAATATGAAGAacatacttttggaggggactgtgtgtgcgtgcgtgcatgtgtgcggtACGCATTAAGGGCCTGCAAGGCATTCTCTGCTGCCCTAAACCGTATCAACAGCACTCTcctacatttacaacttaaattgtatgaatttattttacacaCTTGATTTACCTCATTTCATTGTCGTTCTGAGGGCTTCCCAGCTTCCAGTAATGtaaatgttagatttttttttttttctcgaccaatcagatttcagcttttGTGTGTTGCGATGTCAATGtgatctgcccagggccttcaatGCCAAAAgtcatgggtgtcaaactcaaattcacagtgggtTAAAAAGGCGCAAAAAGCAAACCTTTACTGCTACATCTGGCTCGCGGGCTTAAGCTTGACATATATGCCATAAGAACTAGCATATGACACTGATACACTATTAGCaatggctgtttttttattaaccagtcatatatatacacatttgtatacacacacacacacacccacaaacCAATCTGATTTCAGATTCACCACTCTTGTCCTTCGTGCAAGCTGAGTGACGTCGAcatttttccgtcctctgaCTGGTTGAGGCTAAATAGTCTTGCGATGTGCCGTATTTTcaagaccataaggcgcacttaaaagtcttaaattttctccaaaatcgacagggcgccttataatgcggcgcgccttatgtgtgcaccgagttccagtatctgtaaatgttgttgtatgactttgatgagcgcttcgcttgactgactgggagcatttcctgccaacatgctgcttatatagaggaaggcggatgtgactgaggacagcatgcggatgtaaagggggaagggtgcgcgtgacagaggacgctaaagacaagCCACCAGTAGGTATATATCCCCGAAagtgactgcggtcaagccagcctccactcgtaaagtagcagtcaagccagccgcacCTAATATtgtttaatgtatctcaagattcaaatgaactttgctggttgcattccttaaccgaagagtactgacgtccgtattattgggaggcttttattttgaaggtggcttttgcctcgagttggcgacctattaccgtaatgcctagtatgaacaaaattaggggcggctgacttgaccgcagtcgaaagtggcacctacgaagagacacgcttacaaagcacagtttaaattgCAAggtatcagttacgcggaggaacatgggaatcgagcagccgcgagagaattcaagatcaacgaatccgtgGTTAGCAAGGAGGAatcaggaaaacgagcttcgctgAGTCAAGAAGActaagctgagtttccgcggaaacaaggtgaggtggcttaatgagcaaagaatagccgggagaagagtctctacagtcaccattcgactgagtgcaataactctggcgtcgaaagtgaagttgcgagcggcgtgggagccacggatgacagatggcgaacgcAGCTCTACTAAgtctaggaggcagcgccgggcgagttacgccacaatttgtgaatggattgtggatgctcgggctaacgtgtctgcttgcactgttgttcgagctttcgtaaaagccggcatcatttctgaggagccgtacggcaacgagactgactccgacaatgacgagagggaacctggcgtgtttgatggagaactagcccagctgttcatttcggatacagaagatgaggattgataaaaaaataacgtgagtacattgttaaatacttaaataaagtacaaccgaactcagttttgctcccgctgcctttttaaaaacattgtttgagCGTGCTTGCaggctaccgtatgttttaagatagcgtatgttttaccataccagcgcccaataatacggtgctccttatggtcgtgaaaatacggtactctgTGGGTCAGAGGAGGACGAATGTCAAACATTattgaaaacaattttaaaggCGGCCTTTTCATGAAAAACTGGACATTCGTGAGGATAAGGTTGGACAACACCGTTGCTGGCTGGCTTGTTTATAcccagaaaaaatatttattcagcaCTTGGAGTAAAACGTATGAGTCCAAACTAGCTCGCTCTGAGCAAGCAAGAAAGGAGGATGGATTTTAATCATCCGTAAATAATCAGCATTTCTAGTGAGTACAATGTATTTTGTCTTcaggttttatgtttttgtcatgtattaGATGCATTTGCTTGTGTACTGCTGTATGATATTGTAGTGGAGAGGTTTGGTGTTTGGAGAAAGATAAGGGATAACTATGTTGCTTTAGTAATAATAGTAGTCACCTCAAATATGCGGAATGCGTCTCTCTGTAGTGCCACGCATTGTTAGATTGTGTATAAGGGGTGGATTAGGTAACTtcagtccccactgaaggcctaGGTCTGTGACATTGAAGGAGGAAACTTGTAGTTTGTGTTtggaaaatatatcttttgtgataCCAGTCGTGAAACCTTCCTGACACACCTCGTATGTCTATATATGGAGATGTCAAGTGTGTTTACTGTTGTCAAATGTGATCTTTTCATTGATTTGCTTTCATGTGTGAATTTAACAAATTTACATTGTTGGGGCAATATGATTTTGAATTTTGGGAAAATCACTAATTttatctatttttctttttttgtatgtgtacaCAGATGTGTGACGTTTGACTAAGAACCCTGACCCAGCAGTTGGACGTAATAGTCAACACTTGTCATTGACACTGCTGTTTTTGATTGCCTTTCCTAATTTGTAATGAGTGATTtactaacaaaaaataaatattttagactaactttttttttttctgaaaaccgACTACGAATTGTATCATCAGTTGGCTTCACGATTGTCTGCTCACTCTCACCCttgctaaaatatttaaaaaaaatgtttgggacCAAGGGGAAAGACCCCATGAGGAGAGAGCACAAAATGACCATCTTACCTACAAAAGAGAGGCGTATTTTAATATTATCAGGAGGTCTACTTAAATTAGGGGTTATTGGTGACTTAGTCAATTAAGAGtaccaatttctttttttttttttttttttttttttttttttttttttgctaaatgccagaatagaaTGCAGTGGCTTAGTTATTGCACTAAATAACTGGGGGGGACGGGGGACGCAAAAAGCAAACTTTTACTGCTGGTTTGAGTATTG
It includes:
- the LOC133403662 gene encoding uncharacterized protein LOC133403662 isoform X2; the encoded protein is MDPVDWVDASLCQQRSLNSVYQRDTDDGGVNSPYSIYSHADARNSDGEPLEDEGDAELSRKIHVLRAIEERILHKKAAILIKAIEMIKKTETPDFKGATLRDRVTTILQQRHSLNFRSKGETNWSPTERDDSPSHSTVLLEDHHPLKLRVKAVMKHRVCEPSGFTSKSPVSNHEMATRPPPPPPPSKSISSQIMEESVANKGFECFLNLLNKGVDMDLLSRIVNDDSEDLHLEDQPFNSEASGVTEDSDLPTSSERLQFNSGPHLSENSGDRTELPTREQSPKETNSLPDDNKNGNDSLSSSSRSRSPLTMEKTKKEEKEMSKVDEQHEQLQNILNTLGLRLEVEDLSKLTDRTQERLYGKRNESIPVAASRTEQQSPVTTTGSCKIDRKSSSSSPSSFSSSRSCSRSPSYRQLAQSRESQDRHKKESFSACCGSRKTREELSSLYITQDDIQARTTVGKNKGDDIFNEIPYIHSHCDPTLSACPDYTFPHYSHYDTTYSSDTSSYWTSTPGVSTTPHYPSSSPYSMDTNHSHHAIPSVRHDRDSLENVFCVNPDLSMSEGQFGSISGPGNLQVVNMKHPLGHCLPRMTGDMSLDKEQSDQEKTKRLKLLEEQVQDVQTLGCHWDNNIPFVAKHIKASGKKVEPTHGQKDKSKKKQTPTDEEIKANLRKKLEAFNQMSKNKSHAQPNPYSDTQRKADVTEDSMRM
- the LOC133403662 gene encoding uncharacterized protein LOC133403662 isoform X4 — translated: MDPVDWVDASLCQQRSLNSVYQRDTDDGGVNSPYSIYSHADARNSDGEPLEDEGDAELSRKIHVLRAIEERILHKKAAILIKAIEMIKKTETPDFKGATLRDRVTTILQQRHSLNFRSKGETNWSPTERDDSPSHSTVLLEDHHPLKLRVKAVMKHRVCEPSGFTSKSPVSNHEMATRPPPPPPPSKSISSQIMEESVANKGFECFLNLLNKGVDMDLLSRIVNDDSEDLHLEDQPFNSEASGVTEDSDLPTSSERLQFNSGPHLSENSGDRTELPTREQSPKETNSLPDDNKNGNDSLSSSSRSRSPLTMEKTKKEEKEMSKVDEQHEQLQNILNTLGLRLEVEDLSKLTDRTQERLYGKRNESIPVAASRTEQQSPVTTTGSCKIDRKSSSSSPSSFSSSRSCSRSPSYRQLAQSRESQDRHKKESFSACCGSRKTREELSSLYITQDDIQARTTVGKNKGDDIFNEIPYIHSHCDPTLSACPDYTFPHYSHYDTTYSSDTSSYWTSTPGVSTTPHYPSSSPYSMDTNHSHHAIPSVRHDRDSLENVFCVNPDLSMSEGQFGSISGPGNLQVVNMKHPLGHCLPRMTGDMSLDKEQSDQEKTKRLKLLEEQVQDVQTLGCHWDNNIPFVAKHIKASGKKVEPTHGQKDKSKKKQTPTDEEIKANLRKKLEAFNQMSKNKSHAQPNPYSDTQ
- the LOC133403662 gene encoding uncharacterized protein LOC133403662 isoform X3, with the translated sequence MDPVDWVDASLCQQRSLNSVYQRDTDDGGVNSPYSIYSHADARNSDGEPLEDEGDAELSRKIHVLRAIEERILHKKAAILIKAIEMIKKTETPDFKGATLRDRVTTILQQRHSLNFRSKGETNWSPTERDDSPSHSTVLLEDHHPLKLRVKAVMKHRVCEPSGFTSKSPVSNHEMATRPPPPPPPSKSISSQIMEESVANKGFECFLNLLNKGVDMDLLSRIVNDDSEDLHLEDQPFNSEASGVTEDSDLPTSSERLQFNSGPHLSENSGDRTELPTREQSPKETNSLPDDNKNGNDSLSSSSRSRSPLTMEKTKKEEKEMSKVDEQHEQLQNILNTLGLRLEVEDLSKLTDRTQERLYGKRNESIPVAASRTEQQSPVTTTGSCKIDRKSSSSSPSSFSSSRSCSRSPSYRQLAQSRESQDRHKKESFSACCGSRKTREELSSLYITQDDIQARTTVGKNKGDDIFNEIPYIHSHCDPTLSACPDYTFPHYSHYDTTYSSDTSSYWTSTPGVSTTPHYPSSSPYSMDTNHSHHAIPSVRHDRDSLENVFCVNPDLSMSEGQFGSISGPGNLQVVNMKHPLGHCLPRMTGDMSLDKEQSDQEKTKRLKLLEEQVQDVQTLGCHWDNNIPFVAKHIKASGKKVEPTHGQKDKSKKKQTPTDEEIKANLRKKLEAFNQMSKNKSHAQPNPYSDTQMCDV